Sequence from the Ailuropoda melanoleuca isolate Jingjing chromosome 10, ASM200744v2, whole genome shotgun sequence genome:
CTGGTGAGCATGGGGTCATTGTGGCTTCCAAGTCCTGGCCCCAGCCCACGCAGGTGGCAGGGAACCTGGGGTTGTCAGCACGGTGGCCAAACCGGCACTGGAAATGTGGAGATCAGGTGTGGGGTCTGAGGGGCTGCGGGACTCCCTGGGTTACCTTCCAGAGGTCCTCACGGCGGTAGCAGACGCTGCCGGCACAGCCCGCCCTCCAGGCATGCAGCCGAGCCAGCCCCACTAGCCACGGGTTCAGCTCGTAGCCCACAGCCGGGTGGAGACCACACCTGTGGGCGGCCAGCACCTGCGGGCACAGGAGACTGTGGGCACCAGAAGGTGGGGAGGTGAGCTGGCGAGAGGGCCCCCCCTGCACGCACTCCTTACAATCCTGCCATCTCCAGAGCCCAGGTCCACCATCTTTCCAGGACGGCCTCGCAGTAGCGACAACACGTGCTCCACCTGCCGCTCACTCGCACCGACGTAGGGCACCTGGGCAAGGAGGCAGGCGGGGCTGGGTCCACAAACCCGAGTCCCacggcggggaggggagggggcgcggggCGCGGCCTCTGGAGCCTCCTCTCTGGGCGCGGGCGTCCCGCCCCACCTGCAGCCCGTCCCCGCGCGCCGCCGCCCCGCACCTGCAGCCGCAGCGGCACTCGGCGGAAGCCGGGCTGCAGCAGCAGCGCCCTGGCGTTCCGGCCCGTCCCGGGGCCCTTCCCGCGCGTTCCGGGCCGCGGAGCCTGGCCCCACCGGTCCCGCTCGAGCAGTCCGCGCCCGCGGGGAGCTCTGGCACGGGGACCTGGCGGACCACAAGAACCCGCGCAGGGAGACGCGACACAGCCGCCGACCTCAGAGAGGGCTAGACGCTGCAGGGAAACGGGGTGCTGCGGCTGCAGGGAAGGGGAGCCGCCACGGGGCGGCAGGTCCCCCCGACGACGGTTCCCGCGGACCCTGCGGTCCCCACGGAGCCCGGGGGCGGCCCTGGAGCTCGGGGGGAGGGGCGGCGACGAGGCCGCACGCTGCCCCGGGCAGGGTCCCAGCGAGCTGTGTGTCCGCCCCAGGGCGCCCCGAAGGCCAGCCGCGCCAgtgacaggtgcagggaggaCACCGGCCCGTCGCTCGAATGCACGGGGAGTGCAGGGTGCGCCGGGGCCTGAGGAAGTTCCGAGCTCCGCTCAGCGGCAGGGACGAGGACGTGTAGCGGGCTGATGTTGGCTCTCTGTGAGTGTGGTAGGAAGGGAGCTGGCCCAGCCACAGGGGTGCGAGGAAGAGCCCCAAGACTGGGAGACCACCTTCCTTCTCCAAAAAGTGTCCAAAAATTTGAGATTCGAGGGGTGACCTGCCaaagcctgggggtgggagaagcaagttgggggggggcagagcctGGGTCCAGTAGCAGGGCCATGTGTCCTCATTCCACCCTGAGGCCAGGTGTCTCCTGAATGTTAGGGACTTGGACCCATCCACCGCCCTGGTCAAGAGCCTCGGCATCATACCATATAAACATGCCGGAgaccaccgcccccacccccaattacAGACGGCCCCACATGCCTGCCTGCACTTGGCCCCAGCTGCCACCAGCCCTGAAAgatgggggtccctgggtggcaggGAACCCCAGTGCTCTACTCCCAAGACCTGAGCACTGGGGAAGTGGGGTGGCCCCACCTAGCTCATGGCATTCTATCTCCTTTGGGGCTGTCATGGGGCCCTCCCCAGAAAGAAAGGTTGTGTATTAGGCTCTAGGCTGGGCGGGTGCTTACAGCACCCCGCTCCATGTCTTTTGTTCCTTGTGTTATTATGGGGCCTAGACCAGCGCCTGGCAGACAATAAAAGCTTGTTGACTGAACGAACGCATCTAACCTGATTCCCCAGTGCCCACCCTGCAACACTCATGTTCACATCTGGCGCTCTGCTCCTCAGCCTTTGGACGCTGGGCAGCTGTGTGAGTGCCCGTGCCCGGGGGTGCCCCTAAGCTAGCTCCCGTAGCCCATGGCCCCCACATACATGCTCACCCGCACTGCttccccttggcccctccccctagGGCAGGCATGAAGCCCCTGGCCCAGGACTTTGAGGCATGTCTTGGAGTACCATGGGGGCTCCTTTGGCCCTGTTAGCCACACCCACAACTGCCCTTTCTGCACTTTATGAACAGAGTACTGGTTGCAAAGCTAGCA
This genomic interval carries:
- the ANTKMT gene encoding adenine nucleotide translocase lysine N-methyltransferase, which encodes MERGARANISPLHVLVPAAERSSELPQAPAHPALPVHSSDGPVSSLHLSLARLAFGAPWGGHTARWDPARGSPQHPVSLQRLALSEVGGCVASPCAGSCGPPGPRARAPRGRGLLERDRWGQAPRPGTRGKGPGTGRNARALLLQPGFRRVPLRLQVPYVGASERQVEHVLSLLRGRPGKMVDLGSGDGRIVLAAHRCGLHPAVGYELNPWLVGLARLHAWRAGCAGSVCYRREDLWKVNLRDCHNVSVFLAPSVLPLLEDKLQAELPEGARVVSGRFPLPTWQPVAVMGEGVDRVWAYDVHSGGSAAQGSPGPSSASVPGVPSSQAG